A window of Alphaproteobacteria bacterium 33-17 genomic DNA:
AATTTCCTTCTTTAGCACTATCTAATTTATTGTTGTCTTTAATTAATTCTAGAATTACACCTGTGGAATTTTCAGAGTTATATCCTAAGAACTCAGTTGCTCCGTGTTCAGCCTTAAGATCGAACCAGATTGTATCTGTTTTATTTTCACCAGAACCAAGCCATGACTTTCTCGCAAGTTCTTTTTGCTTTTGCATGCTTGCTTCAAAGCCTTCTGTGTCGACCGCTATGTCATCTTTTCTTAAAACGTCACATGTTAAATCAAGCGGGAAACCGTAAGTATCATAAAGCTTAAATGCAACTTCACCGCTTAGGGTCTTTTGTGAGCCAAGTTTATGAGTTTCTTCTTTTAAAATTTTCATCCCTCTATCAAGTGTTTCAGAGAATCTCTCTTCTTCCTGATAGATTGTATCGGTAATAAAATCTTTAGCTCTGATAAGCTCAGGATATGCCTCACCCATTTCACGAATTAAACTTGGAACAAGCTTATGCATAATATTGTCTTTAGAACCTAACTGGTTCACATGCCTCATTGCTCTTCTCATAATGCGGCGAAGAACATATCCTCTGCCTTCATTAGAAGGAATAACGCCATCTGCAATTAAAAATGATGTTGATCTTAAATGATCAGCAATTACTTTAAATGAAGGTAATATGTCATCAGTTGGTTTTACTTTAATTAGCTCAGAAGTTGCCGATATTAGGTTTTTAAACATATCAATCTGATAGTTATCATACTGCCCTTGCATTACAGCTGCAAAACGCTCTAAGCCCATACCTGTATCAATACTTGGCTTTGGAAGCGGATCCATTTTACCACCAGCTTTTTGTTCAAACTGCATGAATACCAGGTTCCAGATTTCTACATATCTTTCGCCGCCCTCATCTGGCTGACCAGGAAGTCCACCCGATAAATGCGCGCCATGATCATAGAAAATTTCCGAACAAGGACCACACGGGCCTGTATCACCCATTGACCAAAAATTATCAGATGTAGCAATTTTGATAATTCTGCTTTCTTCAACACCTAATTTTTTCCAGTAAGAATAAGCTTCTTCATCAGTATGATACACTGTAAAGTATAATTTAGACTTATCGATTTTTAGTTCACGTGTTAAATAATCCCATGCGAAATAAATTGCCTCTTCCTTGAAATAATCACCAAATGAGAAATTACCGAGCATTTCAAAAAATGTATGGTGACGCGCAGTATAACCAACGTTCTCAAGGTCATTATGCTTACCACCGGCTCTAACACTTTTTTGTGAAGTTGTGGCTTTTGAAAACTGCGGAGTTTCTACACCTGTGAAATAGTTTTTAAACTGCACCATTCCCGAGTTAGTAAACATAAGGGTTGGATCGTTATGTGGAATAAGCGAGCTTGAAGGAACGTGAGAGTGTCCTTTATCAACAAAATAATCTAAAAAGCTTTTACGAATGTCATTAACCGTAATCATAATCTACATCTTACAAAAATTTATTTATATAAAAAACTACTTAAATAATATTTCCCCCAGACTTATAATTCAAATAATTTGAAAGCTGGGGGAAATATTTTTTATGAAAAACTAACTAAACTTATTGTTTAGGAGCTTCTTCTTTCTTTGGAGTTGCTTCAATTTTTGGAGCAACTTCTTTTTCATTTACAGCAGGAAGCTTCGTAATAGCTGGTTTATTTTCTTCTGGTTTTCCAGGTATAGCATCAGGAGTTGTAACATTTGCACCTGATGTAAGTCCTAAGAACGCACCTAATAAATCTTGGCTATTAAGTTTGCCGAAGCTCATTTCGTTGCCTGCTTTGTTAAATACTAAATCATATGTAACAATAGCTGGTGTTTTGTTAGCTTCGTCAGCTTCTGTAGCAGTATTTGCATAAAGCTTAATTTTTTCGTTAACAACATTTTCATCTGTATTAAATAATACCGATAAAACTTTAGTTAACAGTTCGTGATTCTTAACAACAAATGTAACTTTAATTGCATCATGTTTAATATCACCTTTAGCAGAATAATTAAAATAATCTGACACAAAGCTAAAGTCTTCGATAACAAATTCTTGTCCATTTGTAAGATCAACTTCAGCATTAATCTTCATTTCATTATCTTTAGCAGCTAGTGATTTTACATATTCACGTAATTTTTCTGGAACATTGTTAATCTCTTCACCGATATGAGCTATTTTATAGTTTTGAATATACAATTTAACATCGTAAAGCTTCTTTTCTTTATCTTTTTTTGTTACAGAAAAATTAGATTTATCGATTGTATTTATAAGCTCTTTTTTATCTCCAGCTAGCTCATATGTTTTAAGCTGATTTGGTTGATTATATTCAAAGCTTTTAATCATATTCATCACTTCTTCAGATGTCATATCTTTCTTAGCAAAGTGCATTGATTTTTCAAGAGTCAAGTCGTAAGCGTTATTGCTTCCAAATTCCATGACTGTTTGTTTATCAGAACCTTCTGTTTTAATTGCAAGTTCTTTCGGCATAATTAATCTAAAATTATCAGCCATCACATTCGCTGAAAGAACAAGCTCATGATCAGATTCAAATTCTGTTTTAATATTTTTCCCTGATGGTTCAGGCGCAGTTAAAGTAAGTTTTGGTTTTGTAAGTACAAAATCAAATCTGAAAGGGAAACCACCTGATTTCATATCTTCATAAGTTAGTGCAGGGAAATCCTGAGCTAACGTATGTTTTAAATGGTGGCTTAAATTTGAGTGTGCAAGATTCCATACTAGTAAGTATACTAATAATAGAATTGCACTTAATATTGATATTCTTTTTGCGTTCATTTTTTAATCTCACATATTTCTTGTTGCGTTTGGCAATTTTACGGTAAGGCCATCTAAACCTTCTGTCATGATTATTTGGCAACCTAGTCTGGAAGTATGTGTCAAACCAAAGGCCAAGTCAAGCATATCCTCTTCATCCTCACTAGCTTCTGGTAGTTTATCAAACCATTCTTCATCGACAACCACGTGACATGTTGAACATGCAAGCGACCCTTCACAAGCACCTTCAAGGTCTATATCATTTGAATGCGCAACTTCTAAAAGAGAAACTCCAAGTGGAGCTTCTACTGTTTTTACAGTACCGTCCGTTTCAAGAAAATTTACTTTAATAGTCTGCATATTATTCTCCTTTTGTTTTTAAAGTATTTTCCAAGTCTTTGATATTCATGCCTTTTAACTTATTTGTCAGACCAAATTCCAAGTGTTTTTCTGCTACAAATTCAGCGATGTGTTCAAATTCTATAAAAATTTCTTCAAGATTTTCGATATCGTTATAATTATCAAGATTATTTAAAGTTTCAAGTAGTTTATCTAAACTCTTCACTTTTAAAATTGGCATATCAGCTATGGCAGAATTAATCTG
This region includes:
- a CDS encoding alanine--tRNA ligase, which encodes MITVNDIRKSFLDYFVDKGHSHVPSSSLIPHNDPTLMFTNSGMVQFKNYFTGVETPQFSKATTSQKSVRAGGKHNDLENVGYTARHHTFFEMLGNFSFGDYFKEEAIYFAWDYLTRELKIDKSKLYFTVYHTDEEAYSYWKKLGVEESRIIKIATSDNFWSMGDTGPCGPCSEIFYDHGAHLSGGLPGQPDEGGERYVEIWNLVFMQFEQKAGGKMDPLPKPSIDTGMGLERFAAVMQGQYDNYQIDMFKNLISATSELIKVKPTDDILPSFKVIADHLRSTSFLIADGVIPSNEGRGYVLRRIMRRAMRHVNQLGSKDNIMHKLVPSLIREMGEAYPELIRAKDFITDTIYQEEERFSETLDRGMKILKEETHKLGSQKTLSGEVAFKLYDTYGFPLDLTCDVLRKDDIAVDTEGFEASMQKQKELARKSWLGSGENKTDTIWFDLKAEHGATEFLGYNSENSTGVILELIKDNNKLDSAKEGNSVLFITNQTPFYGESGGQVGDMGTAKTDTADLAIKDTKKFNDLHVHFADVISGEVKKGQTVQLHIDVEKRLKVRANHSATHLLHAALRKILGNHVTQKGSIVTDEKLRFDISHNKPITFYEIRLIEQEVNKLIRNNTEATTKLMKHSDAMESGAMALFGEKYGDDVRVVAMGDELDNAKRYSVELCGGTHVRRTGDIGLFKITSEGAIAAGVRRIEAVTGEDAIKYTHDKEQILIDASAQLRVPVNDFVTKVDSLLSGQKNLEKELFNLQRQILATSFESTTEIEGIEVAICRISNMNPKDLKSWVDNSLKSQNDKAVVILNESTDKSIVVVALGASLTSKLNAAEVAKHIVTKMGGSGSGGSANFAQGAVPTSKGLEEAVNEAISNNI
- a CDS encoding 2Fe-2S ferredoxin, whose product is MQTIKVNFLETDGTVKTVEAPLGVSLLEVAHSNDIDLEGACEGSLACSTCHVVVDEEWFDKLPEASEDEEDMLDLAFGLTHTSRLGCQIIMTEGLDGLTVKLPNATRNM